One window from the genome of Rhodothermales bacterium encodes:
- the radA gene encoding DNA repair protein RadA, with product MARSKTRFVCQQCGHTAPQWLGKCPSCEGWNTFVEEMTQAPVKARVSSLGMKSERPMKPLALKDIALTSESRIVTGVQEFDRVLGGGIMQGSFVLIAGDPGIGKSTLMTELARYVPDRRLLYVTGEESIRQVKLRAERLGVSSDNFFLFAETNVERIIAAVQEMQPDIMVVDSIQTIFRPDVQSAPGSVSQVRESAAALLQLAKENEIPTFIVGHVTKDGSIAGPRVLEHMVDTVLYFEGDRHHAFRILRAVKNRFGSTNEIGVFEMRAGGLLEVKNPSEIFLSERSFGASGSTVVCSLEGTRPILVEIQALVTSTSYNTPQRNATGFEARRLQMLLAVLEKREGLRLSTHDVFVNMAGGVRLEEPAVDLGVILAVASSFRDIPTDTGTVLIGEVGLGGEIRTVSQIEPRLNEAAKLGFTRAIIPENNKKGATIPKGLEVTGVERLSQVLDLVL from the coding sequence ATGGCTCGTTCCAAAACCCGCTTCGTTTGTCAGCAATGTGGCCACACCGCGCCGCAGTGGCTGGGCAAGTGCCCGAGCTGTGAGGGCTGGAATACATTTGTCGAGGAGATGACGCAGGCGCCCGTCAAGGCGCGGGTGTCGTCGCTGGGGATGAAGTCCGAACGGCCGATGAAGCCGCTGGCGCTGAAGGACATCGCGCTGACCTCCGAGAGCCGGATTGTGACAGGCGTGCAGGAATTCGACCGCGTGCTGGGCGGTGGGATCATGCAGGGGTCGTTTGTGCTCATCGCCGGCGACCCCGGGATCGGGAAAAGCACGCTCATGACCGAATTGGCGCGGTACGTGCCGGACCGCCGGCTGCTCTATGTCACGGGCGAGGAGTCCATCCGCCAGGTCAAGCTCCGCGCCGAGCGCCTCGGGGTTTCGTCGGACAACTTCTTCCTCTTCGCCGAGACCAACGTCGAGCGCATCATCGCGGCGGTGCAGGAGATGCAGCCGGACATCATGGTGGTGGATTCGATCCAGACGATCTTCCGGCCGGACGTCCAGAGCGCGCCGGGCTCGGTCAGCCAGGTCCGTGAAAGCGCGGCCGCACTGCTCCAACTCGCGAAGGAAAACGAAATCCCGACGTTTATCGTGGGGCACGTGACGAAGGACGGCTCGATCGCCGGCCCGCGCGTGTTGGAGCATATGGTGGATACGGTATTGTATTTCGAGGGGGATCGGCACCACGCCTTCCGGATCCTCCGGGCGGTGAAGAACCGGTTCGGGTCGACCAACGAGATCGGGGTGTTCGAGATGCGCGCCGGCGGGCTGCTGGAGGTCAAAAACCCGAGCGAGATCTTCCTGTCCGAGCGGAGCTTCGGGGCCAGCGGATCGACGGTCGTCTGCTCCCTCGAAGGCACCCGCCCGATCCTGGTCGAGATCCAGGCGCTGGTGACGTCCACCTCCTACAACACCCCGCAGCGCAACGCCACCGGGTTCGAGGCGCGCCGGCTCCAGATGCTGCTCGCCGTGCTCGAAAAACGCGAGGGGCTGCGGCTCTCGACACACGATGTGTTCGTGAACATGGCCGGCGGGGTGCGGCTCGAGGAGCCGGCGGTGGACCTCGGCGTCATCCTGGCCGTCGCCTCCTCGTTCCGGGATATTCCCACCGACACCGGGACGGTGCTGATCGGCGAAGTAGGCCTCGGCGGCGAAATCCGCACCGTCAGCCAGATCGAGCCGCGCCTCAACG
- a CDS encoding HDIG domain-containing protein, which produces MPSYDDALTLLHTWTLSDSLCRHAYAVEASLGEYARLLGEDETLWRMTGLLHDMDYEKHPTPAEHPFVGVEVLRNAGYPEIMLQAILGHATYSGVARETPLARALFAVDELSGFVTAVAYVRPDGLTGMTPKSVKKKLKDRLFAAAVSREDIQMGVEEMGVDLDTHIETVIRGMQANAARIGF; this is translated from the coding sequence ATGCCCTCCTACGACGACGCCCTTACGCTGCTACATACCTGGACCCTCAGCGACAGCCTCTGCCGGCATGCCTACGCCGTCGAGGCCTCGCTGGGTGAATACGCCCGACTCCTCGGGGAAGATGAAACGCTGTGGCGTATGACGGGACTGTTGCACGACATGGACTACGAAAAACACCCCACGCCGGCCGAACATCCGTTTGTAGGCGTGGAGGTCCTGCGCAACGCTGGGTATCCCGAGATCATGCTTCAGGCTATCCTCGGCCACGCCACCTACAGCGGTGTCGCCCGCGAGACGCCCCTCGCGCGAGCGCTGTTCGCGGTCGATGAGCTGTCGGGTTTCGTGACCGCCGTCGCCTACGTCCGCCCTGACGGCCTCACCGGTATGACGCCAAAATCCGTCAAGAAGAAGCTGAAGGATCGGCTATTTGCCGCGGCCGTAAGCCGGGAAGATATCCAGATGGGGGTGGAGGAGATGGGGGTCGACCTGGACACCCACATCGAAACCGTGATCCGCGGCATGCAGGCAAACGCGGCGCGTATTGGATTCTGA
- a CDS encoding MlaD family protein: MKYSNEFKVGASIVISVVVFILGSRFFDSIPLFRGTYDLYSSFENARGMVTGNAVRINGVSVGSVQDVELDPATNLVNIRIRLDSKISVPQGSYAEITGIDALSAVQLTIHPGPAGNPPIEPEGSIPSQGASDLLATMSERAPVLVERIDSVLVGLNATLTDTRGIIEPQGDLRLMLTSLRGSANELERLMVAERSRISRVLANVDTLTVTLGDVAGSANDSLAISLGHLNNLLARMDGNMAQLESTMASLDTIVGKIDRGEGTLGLMINDPSLYNNLDSTVQNMNALLVDFKQNPVRYMKALRIVDLF, from the coding sequence GTGAAATATTCGAACGAATTCAAAGTCGGCGCTTCGATCGTCATCAGCGTAGTCGTGTTCATCCTCGGCTCGCGCTTCTTCGATAGCATCCCTCTGTTCAGGGGGACCTACGACCTCTACTCCAGTTTCGAGAATGCCCGCGGGATGGTTACGGGCAACGCCGTCCGCATCAACGGGGTAAGTGTCGGCAGCGTGCAGGATGTGGAGCTCGATCCAGCGACCAACCTGGTAAACATCCGCATCCGGCTCGATTCGAAGATTTCGGTGCCGCAGGGCTCCTATGCCGAAATCACGGGCATCGACGCATTGTCGGCCGTCCAACTCACCATCCACCCCGGCCCCGCCGGCAACCCGCCCATCGAGCCTGAGGGCAGCATCCCCAGCCAGGGGGCATCCGACTTGCTCGCCACGATGTCCGAACGTGCTCCTGTGCTGGTAGAAAGGATAGACAGCGTGCTCGTGGGCCTCAACGCGACGCTGACGGATACCCGCGGCATCATCGAGCCGCAGGGCGACCTCCGCCTCATGCTCACCTCCCTCCGTGGGAGCGCCAACGAACTCGAGCGCCTTATGGTGGCGGAGCGGTCCCGCATCTCGCGGGTCCTGGCGAACGTCGATACCCTGACGGTGACGTTGGGCGACGTCGCCGGCAGCGCGAACGACTCGCTCGCTATCTCCCTGGGCCACCTGAACAACCTCCTCGCCCGCATGGATGGCAACATGGCGCAACTCGAATCCACCATGGCCAGCCTGGATACCATCGTCGGCAAGATCGACCGCGGCGAAGGCACACTCGGGCTCATGATCAACGACCCGTCGCTGTATAACAACCTGGACTCGACGGTGCAAAACATGAATGCGCTGCTGGTGGATTTTAAACAGAACCCGGTGCGCTACATGAAGGCGCTGCGCATCGTAGACCTGTTCTGA
- a CDS encoding ABC transporter ATP-binding protein → MIEAKNLFKSFNDRPVLEDVNMQIEEGETFAIIGRSGSGKSVLMKHLIGLLKPDSGEILIDGVDINKLDYRALRTVRRQFGVLFQGGALFDSMTSFENVAFPLATFTDKKPAEIARVVHECLEMVELEDVGNKMPSELSGGMKKRVALARAIALRPKYIFYDEPNTGLDPETSNTIDALISGLSDRLNVTSIVVTHDMHSVLSIADRAAFIHQGTIRWIGTVEELHASTDDVLLDFVKAHEYQIGGPRTSVATNPPSY, encoded by the coding sequence ATGATCGAAGCAAAAAACCTGTTCAAGAGCTTCAACGACCGACCGGTGTTGGAAGACGTCAACATGCAGATCGAGGAGGGGGAGACGTTTGCTATCATCGGGCGCTCGGGGTCGGGCAAGAGTGTGCTCATGAAGCACCTCATCGGCCTGCTCAAGCCCGACAGCGGCGAGATCTTGATCGACGGCGTGGACATCAACAAGCTCGACTACCGGGCGCTCCGCACCGTGCGCCGGCAGTTCGGGGTCTTATTCCAGGGCGGGGCGTTATTCGACTCGATGACATCGTTCGAAAACGTCGCCTTTCCGTTGGCGACGTTCACCGACAAGAAGCCGGCGGAGATCGCGCGGGTCGTCCATGAATGCCTGGAGATGGTCGAACTGGAGGACGTGGGTAACAAGATGCCGTCCGAGCTTTCTGGCGGCATGAAGAAACGCGTCGCTCTGGCGCGCGCGATCGCCCTGCGGCCGAAATACATCTTTTATGACGAGCCCAATACCGGGCTCGATCCCGAAACGTCCAATACCATCGATGCCCTCATCAGCGGGCTCTCCGACCGGTTGAACGTAACCAGCATCGTCGTGACACACGACATGCACTCGGTCCTGAGCATCGCGGACCGGGCCGCGTTTATCCACCAGGGGACCATCCGCTGGATAGGGACGGTTGAGGAACTCCATGCGAGCACCGACGATGTGCTGCTCGATTTTGTGAAGGCCCATGAGTACCAGATCGGCGGCCCACGGACGTCGGTCGCGACGAATCCTCCATCCTATTGA
- a CDS encoding ABC transporter permease yields the protein MSVVSLYMLDPIRALGRYTLLLTHAFESLNEFHTYRKNLFDQMVKIGIDSLPITALAAAFSGAVTTVQTAYQLVSPLFPKSIIGSIVAPSMILELGAVVTGFILTGRVGARIAAELGTMRVTEQIDALEAMGLNSIGYLIIPRVLAGVLMFPVLYIAAVLVGVGGGIAVAHLGGWVPAGEFVSGAREFFNPFDPVFGIIKSLVFGFVITSISCYKGYYTSGGAEGVGRSTTEAAVTSCVYILLADLVLAMTLL from the coding sequence ATGTCGGTTGTTAGCCTCTACATGCTCGATCCGATTCGTGCGCTGGGGCGGTATACCTTGCTGTTGACCCATGCGTTCGAATCGCTGAACGAGTTCCATACGTACCGGAAGAACCTCTTCGATCAGATGGTCAAGATCGGGATCGACTCGCTCCCGATCACGGCGCTTGCGGCGGCGTTCTCCGGGGCTGTGACGACGGTGCAGACGGCCTATCAGCTGGTATCCCCCCTGTTTCCGAAGTCGATCATCGGGTCGATCGTGGCCCCATCGATGATCCTGGAGCTGGGTGCGGTGGTGACGGGATTCATTCTCACGGGCCGCGTGGGGGCCCGCATCGCGGCCGAGTTGGGCACGATGCGGGTGACGGAGCAGATCGACGCGCTCGAGGCGATGGGACTCAACTCGATCGGCTACCTGATCATCCCGCGGGTTCTCGCCGGCGTGCTCATGTTTCCCGTCCTCTACATCGCCGCCGTGCTGGTGGGCGTCGGCGGCGGCATCGCAGTGGCACATCTGGGCGGCTGGGTGCCGGCCGGCGAGTTCGTCAGCGGCGCGCGCGAATTCTTTAATCCGTTCGACCCGGTGTTCGGCATCATCAAGTCCCTCGTATTCGGATTCGTGATTACGTCCATTTCCTGTTACAAAGGCTATTACACCAGCGGCGGCGCGGAAGGCGTCGGGCGTAGCACCACGGAGGCCGCCGTGACGAGTTGCGTGTACATCTTGCTGGCGGACCTGGTGCTGGCCATGACGCTTCTTTAA